The stretch of DNA aaaatcaatttgtgaGCAGCTGAAGGAGTTGAACCTTAAGCTAAAGGCAGCTAGTCTACTGGTAAATGATGCCGAAGAGAGGCAACTCAAGGAGCCGGGTGTGAAGGAATGGTTGGATGATCTTAATCATGTAGTTTACAGAGCACAAGACATGGTGGACCATGTTGACTATCAAATCCTATCCAACAACCTTGGACATGAATCTAATAGTACTGATACAACTACTGTGCTTATGAAAATGaaattcttcttctcttctttgacTGAATTCGACAGAGCTATTCAAGGTGATCAACACtacaatatttttacaatttctcATCAATTATTATGatacaataaattaatttatcaaaaaaaaaaagggataaTGTTTGTTCAGCATGAAACTCACCagtcaatttgttaatttagAGATAAAGACCCCATTAAGAAATGGAGCTTCTCTCTTCTTGTTGTTAGTGTTAACACTTAGAATGTTGCAACAGGTGGTTcattgtatataatataaatatatatagttatatattcACTGGATATTATGGTCTTGAAACATATGATTAATGGGAAAATAATTAACttatttttacatcaaaatataatgtgttaatcacaaaaatattattatgacaaaaaaagaAGTTGCAACTAATAATGTCTTTCATTTCCTTGGGCAGCGGAGATAGCTAAAATCTTGGTTGATATAAACCTTCTTTTACAGAAAAGAATTCTCCTGGGTTTGAAAGAAGATATTCAAAGCACTATCTCTTCACAAAGATCAGTTGTTTCACTGAGAAAACAACACCGAGTTCAGGTACATGGAAGAGATGATGATAAAGATAAGATAATGGAGTGGTTGACAAAAAAGGAAACATTAGGTAGTCATAAGATTGGTGTTCTTCCAATAGTTGGCACAGGTGGACTTGGCAAGACTACTCTTGCTCAGCTCGTTTACAGTAATACAAAACTAAAGAAACATGGTTTCGAGCTTAAACTATGGGCTACTTTATCGGCTGAGTTTGATATTAAAAGAACAATGAAGATCATTTTGCAGGCTGCTACCGATTCCCATATCACTACTGATGTTTCAGTTAAGGAACTTCGACGTAGACTAAAAGAAGCCTTGAGAGCCAAGAAATTTCTCATTGTTCTTGACAATGTGTGGGATGAAAATGAAGACAACTGGGATGCCCTGAAGCTCATCTTCACATCTGGTGCCCGTGAAAGCAGGATTATTGTGACCACACGCAGCCAGCAAGTGGCCAAAATTGTAGGCACGGGGAAAATTTATGAACTATCACAAGTATCTCCTAGTCATTGCTGGAAAATATTTATGGATCATGCCTTCAATGGAGATTGGGAAGCAAATAAACATTTGGAAGAAATTGGAAGAAGGATTGTAGTTGAGAAATGCAAGGGCCTCCCATTAGCTGTGATATCTGTTGGTGGTCTTCTAAAATTCGAAAACAATCCAATCAAATGGGAGGAGATCTTAAGGAGTCATGTTTGGGAATGGTGTGAAAGCCAGAACAATAATATAGTTCCATGGTTATGGTTGAGTTATCGTTATCTTCCTTCATATTTGAAACAATGTTTTGCTTACTGCTCTATGTTTCCAAGGAATCATGAATTTGAGAGGGAAAGAATGGTCTTATTATGGATGGCAGAAGGGTTTTTGGAAGATAACCAATTAGAGAAGACACCAGAAAAAATTGGagaagaatattttgacaatctAGTTTCGAGATCATTGTTTCAAAGATTGAGTAGATATGACTCCAAATTCATCCTGCATGATTTGGTTCATGACTTAGCTATGTTTGTCTCAGGAGAATTCTGTATGGCAGCAGAGGACAATAATAATTTAAGGAATCTTTCAAATAAGACTCGCCATTTATCGCACACAACAGCACCTGTTACTGACTGTGACTCGGTTAGGGAAGGACTATCAAGAGCACAGAATTTGCATACTTGGATAGAACTGAGTACAGCATGTGAGAATAAGATAACTGTAGAATTTTTTGTAGAAAGAAAATTCTTAAGAGTACTATCTCTGCATAGTTTTTCTGTGTCATTTGTGTTGCCAGATTCAATCAATAAACTTAAACATCTTAGGTATCTAGACTTATCTCAAAATATTATAATAGAGATACCTTCTTCTATCTGCATGCTATACAATTTGCAGACACTGCTATTGTCATGTTGCAGAAACCTTAGAAGATTGCCAAAGGACATGGGAAGGCTAATAAACTTGCGCCATCTTGATACTATTGGCTCGCCACTAGACGAAATGCCTCCACAAATGGGAAATTTGAAGAAGTTGCATACATTACCTGAATTTGTTTTAGGTAAAGGACATGACAATGCTTCAACCATTGAAGAGTTGGGAGAGCTTCAACAGTTAAGTGGAGAGCTTTATATTACAGGTATGCAAAATGTAGCTAATGTAAATGATGCTCTTAAAGCTAATTTGAGGTATAAGGAGAAACTTACAGGCCTAACCTTTCAATGGCTGGGTGAGACCACAAACACAAGACTAGAAACAGAGGTACTTGAGGCACTGCAACCTCACACAAACTTGAAGAAACTCATAATTTATTCGTATGCCGGTTTTAGTTTCCCTAATTGGATTGGAGATTCATCATTTTCAAATGTAGTGTCAATTCATCTGAGTCATAATAAACATTGTTGGTCCTTGCCATCATTGGGGCAGTTACCTTCACTTCAAAAGCTTGAGATCCAAAGCTATCATGGGGTGGAGACAATAGGCGCTGAGTTTTATTATGGCAATTATCCGTCCAATAATATTACTCCATTCCAATCACTAGAAACTTTGATATTACATGACATGCCAGGATGGAAGGAGTGGTCCACTATTGGGAGTGATGATAGAGATGGTGGTGTACTCAAACTTTTCCCTTCTCTGAAAGAGCTTAGTTTGAATGGTTGCCCAAACCTGAGTGGGAGCTTTCCTGATCTTGACACATTAGAAATTCTCCATATTTCAGGTATATATGGTTGTTACTTTCCAGAACCTCAATCATATACATGTCCCAACCAGTTGTTGTGCAAGAAACTGGAGTTCCCGAGGAGAAATTGTTGTGTTTCTATTACAGAGTTGATAATTCAGTTCAGCGACTCAGTTAAGTCATTCCCTTTAGACTACTTCCCAAGTCTGAAGAAGCTGATCTTTTTCGATTGTTCAAGCTTAGAATCGCTCACCTTTTCAAAAGAAAATGGCATTTCAGAACTCCATTCACTCATGGTTTTGGAATTCCACAATTGTAGAAATGTCATGGCATTGCCTCAACACATGCAAAAGCTTCTTCCATCTCTTGCTACATTAAGAATCTACCAATGTCAAGATATTAAGTTATTTCCTCATGAAGGATTGCCATCTACTCTAAAAGAGCTTCATCTCTGCAATTGCAGCCAACTGGTGGCACAACACAAGCACTGGGGTCTGCAAGGACTAAACTTTCTCAAAAAACTAAGTATTGATGGATATGATGGTGAAATAGTGCTTGATTCATTTCCAGAGGGATTGCTTCCCATCTCTTTAACTGAACTGTCACTGAATTATATTCCAAACTTACAAAAGCTAAATGACAATGCCTTTCAACCCCTAGCATCTCTTCATAAGTTGTCACTCCAAAGTTGCAAGAATTTGCAAGTTCTGCCAGAGCAAGTGGTCTCGAGCACATCTCTACGCTCTTTGTTCATCGATGGATGTCCTATCCTTGAAAATAGGTACCGACCAAGGAGAGGTGAAGACTGGCATAAGATTTCTCACATTCCTATCATATCAATTGGTCACTGGTCAAGGTTAGTAATAATTGAATTCTACTTAATTTGAGTGGTTGTATTTTTCATGGAGAAGAACGGTCTCTTATTTAGTgtgtttatgttaattttagAAGACTAAACTAGCTTCCATATTGTAGTGCATATTACAGGACTGAAGAAGATGATATATGAGGACTGCTCAGAGAAGGAAAAGAGACCATCTCATTTCATTCTACGCACAACAAAGTTTGTCCACTGCATGTAcgtacatatgtatatatatatatatatggtagtgTACGTAAAATCATCTTTAGTTGCTGAACTTGAATGTGAATAATGTGTAGCTCCTTACAAGAGTTAAATGTAGTATATGCTCATTATAAGTTGTTGGACATATAATGGAAGATACGAAATTAGTGTCTAATTTCTGCCTACGGTTACCAACTTACCATTTCCTGACACTACTTACCATAAGTGTCTAATACAGTATATGAAAGCCAAACAAGATAGAGTTGTTAAAATGCACCCTAATCCCATCAACATTTTTAGTTGTTAAAATGTATACTTTATGAAGTTTTACATATATGCAAAATTCACCCCTTTCTAATTCTAAAGGGGCAAAGCTTCAATCTCTCTCCTAAAAATGGAAGTTTCAAAATTcacccctgaaaaaaaaaatcgggaaaaaaatgtatgtattttgattagttacaacatatatttgtaattaaaaataatgaatataaacataataataGTTTTGACATATTAGTTAGACTATCTCACACATGTTATAGAATTCAATGGTTCAAATCCTAGTAAAAGCCTCCTTAACTTTAGTTGAGTCCGCCACTATTATTTTGCAATAAGTTAAATactgaaaattataaatatttgttgCGCAAGAATATAGTAGCATTTGCAAAGTTTTCCATATTGCTTATCTCTTTAAATCATATTGACATAgtgaatttaaattataaaagatATGACACTTTACATTAACCATACTAATGAATTGACTTACTCAAACATGTAACTTGGCGAATTCAATAGCCTTCTTCCCATCATGAGGCTTACTGAAGAAATGGCTGAAATAATCCGAGTACTTAACCTGTTTATAAATAGGCCTCTCTCCACTCTCCAATACTTGTGGCAAAGGTCCAATTAATGCCTGGGGCTCTGGATTCACAAATATAGGGATTGAAATCCTACTCGTGTTCCTGTTAGGCACTGCCCGATGCTCAACGCTCTTGTATAGATCATTGCTCATTATCTGAAGCACATCGCCGACGTTGATCACCAATGCACCATTCACAGGCGGCACATGGATCCAACTGTCAGTTATGTCGCCTTCCCGGTGAACAAAGAGCCCACCAGAGTCGTCTTGGAGGAGAACAGTGATGGTTGATATGTCTGAGTGGCGGCCAACTCCTGCTGTGAGTTCTGGGTTGGGACACTTGGGATAGTAATTAAAGTTGAGCCTCATTGCCCCCATTAGCATATGTTCGTTCTCTTTATCAATCTCCTTCACATTCAGTTTGTCTAGTAGCACTTGCAATAGCCTTTTGATCACAATTTCAGCTCTCTTCATGTACTCTATTGCTTCATGCCTAGTATTTTTTTGAGTCATTAATAAGAGAAATAAgaattaagttcataaaaatattgcatcaCAGAATTATACATAAACACTCAATGTAATTAATCAATCTATTGTTTTCTAATACATCAATTGAACCTTAGATATAAACAAAACAATTTGTCAGAAAGAGAAATGCAACCAGTTGTTTAAATTATACAATCAAGGAAAGGAATATCCTCATTTAGTTTGTTATGTTTTCATGAAAAACATATTTAACATTATGTGTTTTCAATGATATTTAACTGTATTtcatcatatttttaaattgtaaaTATTCGTAccctaaattaaaatttaatcaatacaattttattaatttaattaaatagatcttaattatatataatcaatttattaaatttgaatttaaaatttataaaattttaagagaGTTTGATTGTgttgataaaattttatcaaaaaaaatttaatcaatACACTTTTATCAATTTAACTAAAGTACCCTAAAGTGATATATAAtcaatttattaaatttgaatttagaatttataaaatttttgagagtttgattgtattaatattttatcaaaaaatttgaatttatagtactaaatatatatgattttaaaattattattgaaaacACTACTAACTTTTATCAAGATAAAATAACCAAATCCATTTATTTAAACAGAGAACAGAATTATTGAATACAAAAACACTCATTTGTAATTGTTTACACATCACGAACAAAGATCCCAAAACAAGTAAATGGAAATTGAAATATATCTTTtataaaagaatctaaattggACAAACCTACATTCCGGAGGCCAAGAGGCGGAAGCCTCATCCTCTGAGACATAGAGCATCATGAGATAGTCTTTCCACTTCAAAACCTGCTCCGCTCTCGGGCTGAAGCTCGTTGCCAATCGGACACTCTCCGATGGTGAATCTTTCAGATATTTCCTCTTCTCCGGCACTGGTAAGTCGAAAAATCGATGGACGGAGGCCTTGAGGCCGTGGAGAATGTCGATCGGAATGCCATGGTTTACAATTTGAAAGAAACCCCAGTTGGCTGCAGCTTCGCAGATAGCTTCTTTGACTTGAGGATCGTCCGAGTTGGAGAAATCTATGATGGGTATGGTGGAATGTTGGGTGTTGGTTATGGAAGAGTCGAATCTCTCGTGAAGTGGTTGGATATATTGTTGTGGTACAGCTTCGATGCCCAAATCGGCTAGACCCTTTACGCCATTTCCTTGGTTCACTACAAACTCAGTGACGTTGAATGAATTGGACAATGCAGATGCCATCTCCTTGGCTACCGAAAAGAAAgatgatcttttttttttctcttcacgAGAATTTAGGAGAAATTAGATTATATAAGTGAAATttgttaaaatatatttaaaaatttagactATTCTTTCAATATACCACCTTTAAATAACTCTAAATATTCTCCAAACActctaaaatctcaaaattactcGTACAATTCAAAAGCTCTCTTCTCCCACTCTCTCTGTCtaacttccctctctctctctctctgttattgtaacaccctaagatttaggcacgctacccaatatgattaagaaaccctaatcccctaaacgagATTGGTTTTAAAATAAGCGCGGAAATTAAAACTTTAAACGAAAAcggaataaaaataaacttgtaataattttaaccttacaaacaaaagttacatgtttcgggatcccaaaaaaaatcattttacaaaatattacaagtcttttctccttagccgacctaagcggcaaaaatagagttacaaaagtttcaacgctggtagaccccaacccgcttggtctagtgtggcccgaacatgtacatacatcgcccaactcccatactcatggctgatcagagatagatttaccctttcctgcacagtagagcacccgtgagccaagcccagcaagacagtaagaTATATCGTTAATCATATATAACTcatcacataaataataataatgccatTTCATATTTGTACGTATGACACGGACacacgtgttacgctcacacgcctatttatgtctatgtggcatagacctacgtgttacgctcacacgtctaattacaataaggccttagaacggttcatctcggttctagttaccgagtccaacccgattatgccttgaacacataaccctTTACTTCAATATACAGCTATATACATCGTGGCATAACAattacatattaacaattcacttgggtaataaccctaagccaataaaccgctcactttagagTAATAACTCTAATCCCGGTTTCTAGTTTCTCATATAAATCACATTCCATATAAGCGCCATTGCACATatctctacgtgctaactactgtcgTACCTGATGTCCCACAAAtatggagattccaaatccccgggtgctcctgaccaagtgccggtaatcctagtcacaattccgggatacacaagtatagggttaatcccaaAATCCATTTCCACAAATTAAAAACTGGGCATTTAAATTCCAGATATTCagatagagctcggaacgagctttccaacgatataaagaacgtcccaaacagagtcccgagtcaaaagttatgaccaaaacaaaaacccgaaaaaaatacaataagctGCCAAAAATGGTCGCGGCTACTGGGTTTAAAAACCCAGGAAACCCAGTTTCCAGCCACGAAAATGCatccaaaaacaccaattttcatgCTATATCAACCCACAATCATACCAAACTTTCACCTAACATAAACCAAGTAATTAGAGAGGAATTACACCTAATTCACTCtccaacaacaccaaaaacCAGCAACTAAAAATCAGCCTTCAACAATGAATTTCAGCCCCAAAACTCATCCATTTCAACTCAATTCACAACCAAAACTTAAATCCATTAAATAGATTTTCCAGTAATTAAATCAAAAGCTTAAAACACAATTCATGCATTAAAAATCCAATGGttaaaaccccaaaaattcAGATTAAACATCATAAACTTCAAAGCTCCAACTTGAGCAAAATCACCAAGAACTTCAAGCTCAAGAACTTGAActtgaacaattaatttcaaagttcaataacaaaataaaaacacaataaaattcCTTTTAAATTCTGTCTAAACCTAACCCAACATCAATTCAAAAGATCCAAGTACAAACATGctcaaatcaacaagaaaacaccaACATGCATCTCAAGACCATCCCAACCTATTTCATGCTTTTCAACcataaaatcacagcagcaaattCATTAAATTTCAGCAATAGAAAAACTACCTCAAGCTTCAATGCAATGATCAAGCCACAACTCCTCAAACAATTCTTCAATTTCAAGCTTGAGTACCAAGCAAATCACCAATTTTTCAACCAAATAcaaagagagatagagagagaaagggaaggGGGCTGTTTTAGGGTTAAGGTAAATGCAGAAaatgaatttcatttttttttacaaagaatgcctttagttgaaaataaatccaaaaatacatatttaccattttgcccctagggccattTCTCACATACTCAAACAATCAAGGGCATTGAATTTATTTCATATATAacacatatttaaataatttcagattattcacacataaataaaatgccaataattTATCCCAAAATTATATTTCGGCCCCGAACCCGGTTCAGCCTGAAATAcccgattgtgactataccgcgccaacttgtcagaacacacctgaaaaaggaCACACcagatatactatataataatatagttcataagcacataaataaattaaattcacagttttacccttctcgagtcaaaattactaaaatgtccctaactcaccaacggggtcttaacatgtcatttctcatattaattcgcatataataaattataatataatataattctacaataatactcaattaactagttagggctttgctaatccatttccttAATTCCAGGGTATTACAGTTATTCCCATCCAGCCCCAAACCTTTCAAGCCCCGACTGTCACGAGCTCCGACCGACCAAGACGACCCACGACCGAGAAGACCCATGACGACTCGCGACGACCCACAACAACCCACGAGAAGCACCCAAGACAACCCACGACCACCGCATTTTTTTTCTAGTTTCTGACCCATCTAGCGCTtgttttttgcattttttttttatttttgacgaTGTCGCAAAACATCGTGAAATCTTGAAACATCTCTAAATGTCTCCAATTCACAACAATACTtgttttttgcattttttttctaatttttgacgATGTCGCGAAACATCGCTAGATGTCGCTTTATCGCGAAATCATGAAAACATCTTTAAATGTCTTCAATTCACAACATCGCGAAAACACATCGCGAAATATCGCTAAACATCGCTAAATATCGCAAATCATCACTAAACTTCATCCCTGACCTCAGATTTGTTCTATCATTGCAAATATATCGTTAAATATCGCAAAATATCGCAAAAAACTGGTAAAACAGAAGAAAAAAACGCAAAAAACGAGAGAAGTTTTTTTGAAATGTAAGGCGGCCGAACAACACTAGCTCCGGTGATGGGTAGTCCGACTGGTAGAGTATGTGCGTGTGTGTGGTGTGAGTatcctagagagagagagagagatgaatgtttggtttttatttgtttaggggTAAAATTAGATGAGAAAAATGGTGTAAGTAGCTAGCATATTTTTAGtggataaattaattttaagcatATAATATCAAATTTCTCTTATAtaatcactttattttatttgttttaatttttactttcatTCTCATATTTTTGAAGATTAACCACTTTTATAAATAATGTTTCCATTAAACCTCTTaagttaatataattatatgatAGACTTAAGTAGTGAGTGAAGATATATTAAACAACTCACttataaaagtgggtatattttaataaaataaatttaagggtatttttgattaattgatacaAAAAAGAAGTATTTCTCAACTTATCCCaaataaaaaaacctaaaaacacaCTATATAAAACTATTTAATTCTTTGGCCCCATCATGGTACTCGTCTGTCTTTCACGAGAAAATATCTTACCAAATGGAACTGAATTTACTTTggtttttataaaagaaaacTTGAACTGTTGAATAAACTTCTTTTGGAGGTTCAACAATGAATGCCCTCCAAGCAAAACTTACTTCTGGAAGTTGAAATTTTGTTGGAAATTGAAGAGGTGGAATCCCGCCAGCTTGAAATTTGGAAACAAAAATCTAGGGAGCTTTGGTATAAACATGGGGATCGTAACTCCAAATTTTTCCATGTGGCTACTATTATCAAGCGGAAGAGAAATTTTATTAGGGTTGTTTCTGATAATGGAGTGAATTGGATTGAAGGCCGACAAGCAATGGGAGATTATTTCATCTCTAAATTCCAGGCAGTGTATTCCACATTCTTCCTTGTTTCTCCAAATCTCGTTCCCTATGTCCAACAGGTGGTTACTAATGAGATGAATGTGACTCTTTTGAGAATTTTTCTGCTTCTGAGGATTCGGGATGTGATTTGGTCTTTGCCGGCTCTTACAGCTCCGAGGCCTGATGGTATGCCTAGAAAATTTTATAAGGATTACTAGGATATAGTGGGCAATGATGTGGTTAACACTGTTATCCAATTTTTTGAGACAGGTGAGTTTGTAAAGACTTTGAATCAAACTTTTGTTGTGCTTATTCCAAAAAAACTAGGGGCACATACTTTTGATGAGTTTAGGCCAATAAGCTTATGCAATTTTGCGTATACAGTCATTTCAAAACTCTTGGCAAATCGTTTGCGGCCTTTTCTTAGTGATATTATTTCCCCATTCTAGTCTGCTTTTGTTCCGGGGAGATGGATTGCGGAAAATAGTATCATTGCCCATGAGATTATGGATTCTTTTAAGAAAAGAAGCAGCTTGTGTAGCTATGTTGGCCTTAAACTTGACATGTCTAAAGCCTATGGTAGGATCGAAAGGAAGTTCCTGGAACAGTCATTGAGATCTTTTGGTTTTCATGAGAGATTCATTTCTCTTATTTTGAAGTATGTCTCCTCAGTTTCTTACCCCGTTCTCCTTAATGGAGGCCCTCTCAGACAATTTTGTCCTCAAAGAGGATTACGTCAGGGTGATCCGTTATCATCGTATTTGTTTATTATCTGTAGTGAGGTTCTTTATCAGATGTTGTTGAAACAGTTTGAACAAGGACGGTTGCATGGTTTTAAGATCAATTCTCGATGCCCTTCTATCTCTCACTTGATGTGTGCAGA from Cannabis sativa cultivar Pink pepper isolate KNU-18-1 chromosome 2, ASM2916894v1, whole genome shotgun sequence encodes:
- the LOC133034780 gene encoding putative disease resistance protein At3g14460 encodes the protein MFVSGEFCMAAEDNNNLRNLSNKTRHLSHTTAPVTDCDSVREGLSRAQNLHTWIELSTACENKITVEFFVERKFLRVLSLHSFSVSFVLPDSINKLKHLRYLDLSQNIIIEIPSSICMLYNLQTLLLSCCRNLRRLPKDMGRLINLRHLDTIGSPLDEMPPQMGNLKKLHTLPEFVLGKGHDNASTIEELGELQQLSGELYITGMQNVANVNDALKANLRYKEKLTGLTFQWLGETTNTRLETEVLEALQPHTNLKKLIIYSYAGFSFPNWIGDSSFSNVVSIHLSHNKHCWSLPSLGQLPSLQKLEIQSYHGVETIGAEFYYGNYPSNNITPFQSLETLILHDMPGWKEWSTIGSDDRDGGVLKLFPSLKELSLNGCPNLSGSFPDLDTLEILHISGIYGCYFPEPQSYTCPNQLLCKKLEFPRRNCCVSITELIIQFSDSVKSFPLDYFPSLKKLIFFDCSSLESLTFSKENGISELHSLMVLEFHNCRNVMALPQHMQKLLPSLATLRIYQCQDIKLFPHEGLPSTLKELHLCNCSQLVAQHKHWGLQGLNFLKKLSIDGYDGEIVLDSFPEGLLPISLTELSLNYIPNLQKLNDNAFQPLASLHKLSLQSCKNLQVLPEQVVSSTSLRSLFIDGCPILENRYRPRRGEDWHKISHIPIISIGHWSSAYYRTEEDDI
- the LOC133034783 gene encoding feruloyl CoA ortho-hydroxylase F6H1-3-like; the protein is MASALSNSFNVTEFVVNQGNGVKGLADLGIEAVPQQYIQPLHERFDSSITNTQHSTIPIIDFSNSDDPQVKEAICEAAANWGFFQIVNHGIPIDILHGLKASVHRFFDLPVPEKRKYLKDSPSESVRLATSFSPRAEQVLKWKDYLMMLYVSEDEASASWPPECRHEAIEYMKRAEIVIKRLLQVLLDKLNVKEIDKENEHMLMGAMRLNFNYYPKCPNPELTAGVGRHSDISTITVLLQDDSGGLFVHREGDITDSWIHVPPVNGALVINVGDVLQIMSNDLYKSVEHRAVPNRNTSRISIPIFVNPEPQALIGPLPQVLESGERPIYKQVKYSDYFSHFFSKPHDGKKAIEFAKLHV
- the LOC133034149 gene encoding putative disease resistance RPP13-like protein 1; its protein translation is MAEAFLTVLFDKLFESLDSPEFANFFQEKKSICEQLKELNLKLKAASLLVNDAEERQLKEPGVKEWLDDLNHVVYRAQDMVDHVDYQILSNNLGHESNSTDTTTVLMKMKFFFSSLTEFDRAIQAEIAKILVDINLLLQKRILLGLKEDIQSTISSQRSVVSLRKQHRVQVHGRDDDKDKIMEWLTKKETLGSHKIGVLPIVGTGGLGKTTLAQLVYSNTKLKKHGFELKLWATLSAEFDIKRTMKIILQAATDSHITTDVSVKELRRRLKEALRAKKFLIVLDNVWDENEDNWDALKLIFTSGARESRIIVTTRSQQVAKIVGTGKIYELSQVSPSHCWKIFMDHAFNGDWEANKHLEEIGRRIVVEKCKGLPLAVISVGGLLKFENNPIKWEEILRSHES